One genomic segment of Pseudomonas sp. RU47 includes these proteins:
- the infB gene encoding translation initiation factor IF-2, with protein sequence MTQVTVKQLADEVKTPVERLLQQMREAGLPHTAAEENVTDSEKQSLLTHLKSSHKAKVEEPRKITLQRKTTSTLRVAGSKSISVEVRKKKVFVQRSPEEIEAERKRELDERRAVENAARQKAEEEAKQRAEVEARNQPAAAQTAASDAVAAPAAAAEPVRESAPVVAAAPAPSAEVRNKQNEQRRPDKPRADDNNRRSGGGDGERKNAPHRASVKEKAPAPRVAPRTTDEESDGFRRGGRGKAKLKKRNAHGFQSPTGPVVRDVQIGETITVGDLANQMSVKAAEIIKFMFKLGTPATINQVLDQETAQLVAEELGHKVTLVSDTALEDSLAESLKFEGESFSRAPVVTVMGHVDHGKTSLLDYIRRAKVAAGEAGGITQHIGAYHVETERGMVTFLDTPGHAAFTAMRARGAKATDIVILVVAADDGVMPQTIEAVQHAVAAGVPLVVAVNKIDKPGADLDRIRSELSVHGVTSEEWGGDTPFVPVSAKVGTGVDELLEAVLLQAEVLELKATPSAPGRGVVVESRLDKGRGPVATVLVQDGTLRQGDMVLVGSNYGRVRAMLDENGKPIKEAGPSIPVEILGLDGTPDAGDEMSVVADEKKAREVALFRQGKFREVKLARAHAGKLENIFENMGQAEKKTLNIVLKSDVRGSLEALNGALNGLGNDEVQVRVVGGGVGGITESDANLALASNAVLFGFNVRADAGARKIVEQEGLDMRYYNVIYDIIEDVKKALTGMLGSDVRENILGVAEVRDVFRSPKFGAIAGCMVIEGVVHRNRPIRVLREDIVIFEGELESLRRFKDDASEVRAGMECGIGVKSYNDVKVGDKIEVFEKVQVARSL encoded by the coding sequence ATGACGCAAGTCACGGTGAAACAACTGGCCGATGAGGTCAAAACACCGGTAGAGCGCCTGTTGCAGCAGATGCGTGAGGCAGGTCTGCCGCACACCGCCGCCGAAGAAAATGTGACTGACAGTGAGAAGCAGTCTCTGCTGACTCACTTGAAAAGCAGCCACAAGGCGAAAGTGGAAGAACCACGCAAGATCACGCTGCAGCGTAAAACCACCAGCACCCTGCGTGTGGCTGGTAGCAAAAGCATCAGCGTAGAAGTTCGCAAAAAGAAAGTTTTCGTACAGCGCAGCCCGGAAGAAATCGAAGCCGAGCGCAAGCGTGAACTGGATGAGCGTCGCGCAGTAGAAAATGCTGCTCGTCAGAAGGCTGAAGAAGAAGCCAAGCAACGCGCCGAAGTAGAAGCGCGTAATCAGCCTGCTGCTGCGCAGACCGCTGCCAGCGACGCCGTTGCGGCGCCGGCTGCAGCTGCCGAACCTGTTCGCGAAAGCGCACCGGTAGTGGCCGCTGCTCCAGCTCCGTCTGCCGAAGTTCGCAACAAGCAGAACGAACAGCGCCGTCCGGACAAACCACGTGCCGACGACAACAATCGTCGCAGCGGTGGTGGTGATGGCGAGCGCAAAAACGCTCCGCATCGCGCCTCGGTCAAAGAAAAAGCGCCGGCTCCACGTGTGGCGCCACGCACTACCGACGAAGAAAGCGATGGCTTCCGTCGTGGTGGTCGCGGCAAGGCCAAGCTGAAGAAGCGCAACGCTCACGGTTTCCAGAGCCCAACCGGCCCTGTCGTGCGTGATGTGCAGATCGGCGAGACCATCACTGTTGGCGATCTCGCCAATCAGATGTCGGTCAAGGCTGCTGAAATCATCAAGTTCATGTTCAAACTGGGTACTCCAGCGACCATCAACCAGGTGCTTGATCAGGAAACTGCTCAACTGGTAGCCGAAGAACTGGGCCACAAAGTGACCCTGGTCAGCGACACCGCCCTGGAAGATTCCCTGGCCGAGTCCCTGAAGTTTGAAGGTGAGTCGTTCTCCCGTGCGCCAGTCGTGACCGTAATGGGCCACGTTGACCACGGTAAAACTTCCCTGCTCGACTATATCCGTCGTGCCAAGGTAGCTGCTGGCGAAGCCGGCGGTATCACCCAGCACATCGGTGCGTACCACGTTGAAACCGAACGCGGCATGGTCACCTTCCTCGATACCCCGGGTCACGCCGCGTTTACCGCAATGCGTGCTCGTGGTGCCAAGGCGACCGACATCGTGATTCTGGTGGTTGCAGCGGACGACGGCGTGATGCCGCAGACCATTGAAGCTGTTCAGCACGCTGTAGCGGCTGGCGTTCCACTGGTTGTTGCAGTGAACAAAATCGACAAGCCGGGCGCCGATCTCGATCGCATCCGTAGCGAACTGTCGGTTCACGGCGTGACTTCCGAAGAGTGGGGCGGTGATACGCCGTTCGTTCCGGTTTCGGCGAAAGTCGGTACTGGCGTGGACGAGTTGCTGGAAGCCGTTCTGCTGCAAGCTGAAGTTCTCGAACTGAAAGCAACTCCATCGGCTCCTGGTCGTGGTGTTGTGGTTGAATCGCGTCTCGACAAAGGTCGTGGCCCGGTGGCAACCGTTCTGGTTCAAGACGGTACCCTGCGCCAAGGCGACATGGTCCTGGTCGGTTCGAACTATGGTCGCGTTCGCGCCATGCTCGACGAGAACGGCAAGCCAATCAAGGAAGCCGGTCCTTCCATCCCTGTCGAGATCCTCGGCCTGGACGGTACCCCGGACGCTGGCGACGAGATGAGCGTGGTTGCTGACGAGAAGAAAGCCCGTGAAGTGGCTCTGTTCCGTCAAGGCAAGTTCCGCGAAGTCAAACTGGCTCGCGCTCACGCCGGCAAGCTGGAAAACATCTTCGAAAACATGGGTCAGGCCGAGAAGAAGACGCTCAACATCGTCCTCAAATCCGACGTCCGTGGTTCGCTGGAAGCGTTGAACGGTGCCTTGAATGGCCTGGGCAACGACGAAGTTCAAGTGCGCGTAGTCGGCGGCGGTGTCGGTGGTATCACCGAATCCGACGCTAACCTGGCACTGGCTTCCAACGCTGTACTGTTCGGCTTCAACGTGCGTGCCGATGCTGGCGCACGGAAGATCGTCGAGCAGGAAGGTCTGGACATGCGTTACTACAACGTGATCTACGACATCATCGAAGACGTCAAGAAAGCCCTGACCGGCATGCTCGGCAGCGATGTTCGCGAGAACATCCTGGGTGTGGCCGAAGTGCGTGACGTGTTCCGTTCGCCGAAGTTTGGCGCGATCGCTGGCTGCATGGTGATCGAAGGTGTTGTGCACCGTAACCGTCCGATCCGTGTACTGCGTGAAGACATCGTTATCTTCGAAGGCGAGCTGGAATCCCTGCGCCGCTTCAAGGATGACGCTTCCGAAGTACGTGCCGGCATGGAATGCGGTATCGGCGTGAAGAGCTACAACGACGTCAAAGTCGGCGACAAGATCGAAGTCTTCGAGAAGGTTCAGGTTGCTCGCAGCCTCTAA
- the rbfA gene encoding 30S ribosome-binding factor RbfA, with translation MAKEYSRTQRIGDQMQRELAQLIRREVKDPRVGLVTITAVEVSRDVGHAKIFITVMGQDNAEDIAQSIKVLNSAAGFLRMQLAREMKLRSVPQLHFHYDESVVRGAHLSALIERAVAEDNQHPVAAEPEDTKE, from the coding sequence ATGGCAAAAGAATACAGCCGTACCCAACGTATCGGCGATCAGATGCAGCGCGAGCTGGCCCAGCTGATCCGTCGTGAAGTCAAGGATCCACGCGTGGGTCTGGTCACCATTACCGCAGTGGAAGTCAGCCGTGACGTCGGTCACGCGAAGATTTTCATCACCGTGATGGGGCAGGACAACGCTGAAGACATCGCACAAAGCATCAAGGTGCTCAATTCCGCCGCAGGTTTCCTGCGCATGCAATTGGCCCGTGAAATGAAGCTGCGCAGCGTGCCGCAACTGCACTTCCACTACGACGAGTCCGTCGTGCGTGGCGCGCATCTGTCGGCGCTGATCGAGCGTGCGGTGGCTGAAGACAATCAGCATCCGGTCGCTGCTGAACCTGAAGACACCAAGGAGTAA
- the truB gene encoding tRNA pseudouridine(55) synthase TruB, with protein sequence MAQVKRIRRNVSGIILLDKPLGFTSNAALQKVRWLLNAEKAGHTGSLDPLATGVLPLCFGEATKFSQYLLDSDKAYETLAQLGKTTTTADAEGEVLQERPVTVGRADIEAALPKFRGQISQIPPMYSALKRDGQPLYKLARAGEVVEREPRSVTIARLELLAFEGDTARLAVDCSKGTYIRTLVEDIGEQLGCGAYVAELRRTQAGPFTLAQTVTLEELEAVHAEGGNEAVDRFLMPSDSGLQDWPLLHFSEASAFYWLNGQPVRAPDAPKFGMVRVQDHNGRFIGIGEVSEDGRIAPRRLIRSE encoded by the coding sequence GTGGCTCAGGTCAAACGTATCCGTCGTAACGTCAGCGGCATCATCCTGCTCGACAAGCCGTTGGGATTCACGTCCAACGCCGCGTTGCAGAAGGTTCGCTGGTTGCTCAACGCCGAGAAGGCCGGTCACACCGGCAGCCTCGACCCTCTGGCCACGGGCGTCTTGCCGTTGTGCTTTGGCGAAGCGACCAAGTTCTCGCAGTACCTGCTCGATTCCGACAAGGCTTATGAAACCCTCGCGCAACTGGGTAAGACCACCACCACGGCCGATGCCGAAGGTGAGGTTTTGCAGGAGCGCCCGGTGACCGTTGGTCGCGCCGATATCGAAGCGGCATTGCCGAAATTTCGTGGGCAAATCAGTCAGATACCGCCGATGTACTCGGCGCTCAAGCGTGATGGCCAGCCGCTCTACAAGTTGGCTCGTGCAGGCGAAGTAGTGGAGCGTGAACCGCGTTCTGTTACTATTGCGCGCTTGGAATTACTGGCCTTCGAAGGCGATACTGCACGACTTGCGGTGGATTGCAGCAAAGGCACCTATATTCGCACCCTCGTGGAGGATATCGGTGAGCAACTCGGTTGTGGTGCGTACGTCGCGGAATTGCGCCGTACCCAGGCCGGGCCTTTCACCCTGGCGCAGACGGTGACCCTCGAAGAGCTTGAAGCGGTACATGCCGAGGGCGGCAACGAAGCGGTGGATCGCTTCCTGATGCCATCGGACAGCGGCCTGCAGGATTGGCCGTTGCTGCACTTCTCCGAAGCGAGTGCGTTCTACTGGCTCAACGGCCAGCCGGTGCGTGCCCCGGATGCTCCGAAGTTCGGCATGGTGCGGGTACAGGATCACAATGGTCGCTTCATCGGTATCGGTGAAGTGAGCGAAGACGGGCGCATTGCGCCACGTCGACTGATTCGGTCGGAATGA
- the rpsO gene encoding 30S ribosomal protein S15 encodes MALDVQEKAQIVADYQQAVGDTGSPEVQVALLTHNINKLQGHFKANGKDHHSRRGLIRMVNQRRKLLDYLKGKDLGRYQTLIGRLGLRR; translated from the coding sequence ATGGCTCTCGACGTTCAAGAAAAAGCTCAAATCGTTGCTGACTACCAGCAAGCTGTTGGTGACACCGGTTCGCCAGAAGTGCAAGTTGCACTGCTGACCCACAACATCAACAAGCTGCAAGGTCACTTCAAGGCCAACGGTAAAGATCACCACTCCCGTCGTGGTCTGATCCGCATGGTAAACCAGCGTCGCAAGCTGCTGGACTACCTGAAAGGCAAGGATCTGGGTCGTTATCAGACTCTGATCGGTCGCCTGGGTCTGCGTCGCTAA
- the pnp gene encoding polyribonucleotide nucleotidyltransferase codes for MNPVIKKFQFGQSTVTLETGRIARQASGAVLVTVDDDVSVLVTVVGAKQADPGKGFFPLSVHYQEKTYAAGKIPGGFFKREGRPSEKETLTSRLIDRPIRPLFPEGFMNEVQVVCTVVSTSKKTDPDIAAMIGTSAALAISGIPFDGPIGAARVAFHESTGYLLNPTYEQQAASSLDMVVAGTSDAVLMVESEAKELTEDQMLGAVLFAHDEFQVVINAVKELAAEAAKPTWTWAPAPEATELLGAIRAEFGEAISQAYTITVKADRYARLGELKDQVVAKLSGEEGQPSSSEVKAAFGEIEYRTVRENIVNGKPRIDGRDTKTVRPLNIEVGVLPKTHGSALFTRGETQALVVATLGTARDAQLLDTLEGEKKDPFMLHYNFPPFSVGECGRMGGAGRREIGHGRLARRSVSAMLPAADVFPYTIRVVSEITESNGSSSMASVCGASLALMDAGVPMKAPVAGIAMGLVKEGEKFAVLTDILGDEDHLGDMDFKVAGTAKGVTALQMDIKIKGITEEIMEIALGQALEARLNILGQMNQIIGQSRTELSANAPTMIAMKIDTDKIRDVIGKGGATIRAICEETKASIDIEDDGSIKIFGETKEAAEAARQRVLGITAEAEIGKIYVGKVERIVDFGAFVNILPGKDGLVHISMLSDARVEKVTDILKEGQEVEVLVLDVDNRGRIKLSIKDVAAAKASGV; via the coding sequence GTGAACCCGGTAATCAAAAAATTCCAGTTCGGTCAATCGACCGTTACCCTCGAGACTGGCCGTATCGCCCGTCAGGCCTCCGGCGCAGTATTGGTCACCGTTGACGACGACGTCAGCGTGTTGGTGACTGTAGTCGGTGCAAAACAAGCTGATCCAGGCAAGGGCTTCTTCCCTCTGTCGGTTCACTACCAGGAAAAGACCTACGCTGCCGGTAAGATCCCTGGCGGTTTCTTCAAGCGTGAAGGCCGTCCTTCCGAAAAAGAAACCCTGACTTCCCGACTGATCGACCGTCCGATCCGTCCGCTGTTCCCTGAAGGTTTCATGAACGAAGTGCAGGTTGTCTGCACCGTTGTTTCCACCAGCAAGAAGACCGATCCGGACATCGCTGCGATGATCGGTACCTCGGCTGCCCTGGCCATCTCGGGTATCCCGTTCGACGGCCCGATCGGCGCCGCTCGCGTTGCCTTCCACGAAAGCACCGGCTACCTGCTGAACCCGACTTACGAGCAGCAAGCGGCTTCGAGCCTGGACATGGTCGTTGCCGGTACTTCCGACGCCGTACTGATGGTTGAATCGGAAGCCAAAGAGCTGACCGAAGACCAGATGCTGGGCGCGGTACTGTTTGCTCATGACGAATTCCAGGTTGTGATCAACGCCGTTAAAGAACTGGCCGCTGAAGCTGCCAAGCCAACCTGGACCTGGGCTCCTGCGCCAGAAGCCACCGAACTGCTGGGCGCTATCCGTGCCGAGTTCGGCGAAGCGATCTCCCAGGCTTACACCATCACCGTCAAGGCCGACCGTTATGCGCGTCTGGGCGAGCTGAAGGATCAAGTCGTTGCCAAGCTGTCCGGTGAAGAAGGTCAGCCTTCGTCCAGCGAAGTCAAAGCCGCTTTCGGCGAAATCGAATACCGCACCGTTCGCGAAAACATCGTCAACGGCAAGCCACGTATCGACGGTCGCGACACCAAAACCGTACGTCCGCTGAACATCGAAGTCGGCGTTCTGCCGAAGACTCACGGTTCGGCGCTGTTCACCCGTGGTGAAACCCAGGCGCTGGTCGTTGCAACACTGGGCACCGCCCGTGACGCACAACTGCTGGACACCCTGGAAGGCGAGAAAAAAGACCCGTTCATGCTGCACTACAACTTCCCTCCGTTCTCGGTGGGCGAGTGTGGTCGCATGGGTGGTGCTGGTCGTCGTGAAATCGGTCACGGCCGTCTGGCCCGTCGTTCGGTTTCGGCCATGCTGCCAGCCGCTGACGTGTTCCCGTACACCATCCGTGTGGTTTCGGAAATCACCGAATCCAACGGTTCGAGCTCGATGGCTTCCGTTTGCGGCGCTTCCCTGGCCCTGATGGACGCTGGTGTGCCGATGAAGGCGCCGGTTGCCGGTATCGCCATGGGTCTGGTCAAGGAAGGCGAGAAGTTCGCAGTTCTGACCGACATCCTCGGTGACGAAGACCACCTGGGCGACATGGACTTCAAAGTAGCCGGTACCGCCAAAGGCGTTACTGCGCTGCAGATGGACATCAAGATCAAAGGCATCACCGAAGAAATCATGGAGATCGCTCTGGGCCAAGCCCTGGAAGCGCGCCTGAACATCCTCGGTCAGATGAACCAGATCATCGGCCAGTCGCGTACCGAACTGTCGGCCAACGCTCCGACCATGATCGCGATGAAAATCGACACCGACAAGATCCGTGATGTTATCGGTAAAGGTGGCGCGACCATCCGTGCGATCTGCGAAGAAACCAAGGCTTCGATCGACATCGAAGACGACGGTTCGATCAAGATCTTCGGCGAAACCAAGGAAGCTGCTGAAGCTGCACGTCAGCGCGTTCTGGGTATCACCGCTGAAGCCGAGATCGGCAAGATCTATGTGGGTAAAGTTGAGCGCATCGTCGACTTCGGCGCATTCGTCAACATCCTGCCGGGCAAGGACGGTCTGGTGCACATCTCGATGCTGAGCGACGCTCGCGTAGAGAAAGTGACCGACATCCTGAAAGAAGGCCAGGAAGTTGAAGTACTGGTACTGGACGTGGACAACCGCGGCCGTATCAAGCTGTCCATCAAAGACGTGGCTGCTGCCAAGGCTTCGGGCGTTTAA